One window of the Carnobacterium maltaromaticum DSM 20342 genome contains the following:
- a CDS encoding GntR family transcriptional regulator, which yields MERGNNLETVAYLTIKEKIITKEWPPQAHLTEVKTAKLLGISRTPVRKAFFKLESEGYLMIEAHKGAKILEQKIDVRGYLERLEFLELLFVQQIHFIELKEIQLDFSKLDASLNELFQLVELNDPEVYQGKERDLLKDFLGYGRNQFKTALVIDTLRNLHLQKNHEIETLMKRTLAKKLQHYSKTLDLLRKKEYGLARKQVRIMINQLMLSAVTEE from the coding sequence ATGGAACGTGGGAATAATTTAGAAACGGTGGCTTATTTAACAATTAAAGAAAAAATAATTACAAAAGAGTGGCCACCGCAAGCCCATTTAACTGAAGTAAAAACAGCAAAGTTATTAGGTATTAGTAGAACACCGGTTAGAAAAGCATTTTTTAAGTTAGAATCGGAAGGCTATTTAATGATAGAAGCTCATAAAGGAGCTAAAATACTAGAACAGAAAATTGATGTAAGAGGCTATTTGGAACGCCTTGAGTTTTTAGAACTACTTTTTGTTCAACAAATCCATTTTATTGAATTAAAAGAAATTCAGCTTGATTTTTCTAAATTAGACGCAAGTTTAAATGAATTATTTCAGCTTGTTGAGCTAAATGATCCAGAGGTTTATCAAGGTAAAGAGCGTGATCTCCTAAAAGACTTTTTAGGTTACGGCCGAAATCAATTTAAAACGGCACTAGTCATTGATACATTACGCAATTTACATTTACAAAAAAATCATGAGATTGAAACCTTGATGAAACGAACGTTAGCAAAAAAATTACAACATTACTCAAAGACGTTAGACTTACTACGAAAAAAAGAGTATGGGCTTGCTAGGAAACAAGTGAGGATCATGATTAATCAGTTGATGCTAAGTGCAGTGACAGAAGAATAA
- a CDS encoding Rpn family recombination-promoting nuclease/putative transposase, giving the protein MSNQKVTPANDILFKKVFGSPKYRHILIGFIKDILDIDVEEVTIENPYNIDTYYQASQEKQLLQTEVDVLARLSDQTLVTIEIQLRAQIYFKERALYYAAEKYISNYGQEDVARLENKKTGAKYSSLYPVYGINILEFILFKEDENPHHSFTLYDNNQELYFVDENNRQLFTLAFLELKKHTNKTQKHLRYWIQYFTGEKVAESAPSYIKEAYQIVDYQNLEREERTMIDAAEKAREDLKATIIYAEREGIQKGIHVNQIEIAENMLGKNFTVDLIHEITGLEQKTINSLKV; this is encoded by the coding sequence TTGTCAAATCAAAAAGTAACACCTGCAAATGATATTCTCTTCAAAAAAGTATTTGGAAGTCCCAAATACCGTCATATTTTAATCGGTTTTATTAAAGATATCTTGGATATAGATGTTGAGGAAGTCACGATTGAAAACCCTTATAACATTGATACATATTACCAAGCCTCACAAGAAAAGCAGCTATTGCAAACAGAAGTAGATGTATTAGCAAGGTTAAGCGACCAAACTTTAGTCACAATTGAAATTCAATTACGTGCCCAGATTTATTTTAAAGAGCGAGCGCTTTATTATGCCGCAGAAAAATATATCTCTAATTATGGACAAGAGGACGTCGCAAGGTTAGAAAATAAAAAAACAGGCGCAAAATATAGTTCATTGTATCCCGTTTACGGTATCAATATTTTAGAATTTATTTTGTTCAAGGAAGATGAAAATCCGCATCATTCCTTTACATTGTATGACAACAATCAAGAGTTGTACTTTGTGGATGAAAACAACCGCCAGTTATTCACTTTGGCATTTTTAGAATTAAAAAAACATACGAACAAAACCCAAAAGCATTTACGTTATTGGATTCAGTATTTCACAGGTGAAAAAGTAGCTGAAAGTGCGCCAAGCTATATTAAAGAAGCCTATCAAATAGTTGATTATCAAAATCTAGAAAGGGAGGAACGAACCATGATAGATGCGGCAGAAAAGGCACGTGAAGATCTAAAAGCGACGATTATTTACGCGGAGCGAGAAGGAATCCAAAAAGGAATCCATGTAAATCAAATAGAAATAGCAGAAAATATGTTAGGAAAAAATTTTACAGTTGATTTAATTCATGAAATTACAGGATTAGAACAAAAAACAATAAACTCTTTAAAAGTATAA
- the pcrA gene encoding DNA helicase PcrA, translated as MVSRDDLISGMNPRQKEAVIATEGPLLIMAGAGSGKTRVLTHRIAYLIEEKQVNPWNILAITFTNKAAKEMKERVNRLNVRGGNDVWVSTFHSMCVRILRRDIDKIGYNRAFTISDPSEQQTLMKRILKERNIDPKKYDPRSILSQISNAKNELQTAEEYREYASSIFEKIVADCYDDYQKELRRNQAVDFDDLIMLTARLFKDSPETLDFYQNKFHYIHVDEYQDTNHAQYTLVNTLAKRFKNLCVVGDADQSIYGWRGANMENILNFEKDYPDTKVVLLEQNYRSTKMILKAANDVIGNNSNRRDKNLWTDNADGEKITYYRGQSEHDEARYIVSKMQEEMRTRKLNYGDFAVLYRTNAQSRVMEENLLKSNIPYKMVGGHKFYDRKEIRDILAYLRLIANPEDNMSFERIVNVPKRGIGPGTVDKLRTAANQYGWSLLETALNVTITPITGKAAGELEGFAFMLKDFHKMQEYLPVTELVQEVLKRSGYLKALEIEKTLESESRIENIQEFLSVTQQFEKDSSEDKSLLTFLTDLALVSDLDNLEEEQTSEVTLMTLHAAKGLEFPIVFLIGVEEGVFPLSRALMEENELEEERRLAYVGITRAEQKLYITNAYSRMLYGRTQANAASRFIAEISEEALESGNQMSGNLPFGRSGSSMGGSSLLNRNQTQRATASTYKSPVSQNKVESGAEKLPWTVGDKAMHKKWGVGTVVKVSGDADNLELDVAFKEQGIKRLLAAFAPIEKA; from the coding sequence TTGGTATCAAGAGATGATTTAATAAGTGGAATGAATCCAAGACAAAAAGAGGCCGTTATCGCAACAGAAGGACCTCTTTTAATTATGGCTGGTGCTGGAAGTGGGAAGACACGAGTATTAACGCATCGTATTGCCTATTTAATTGAAGAAAAACAAGTGAATCCATGGAATATTTTAGCTATTACCTTTACAAATAAAGCGGCTAAAGAAATGAAAGAACGGGTAAATCGGTTAAATGTACGTGGGGGAAATGATGTTTGGGTATCGACTTTCCACTCAATGTGTGTGCGTATTTTACGTCGCGATATTGATAAAATTGGATACAATCGTGCTTTTACAATCAGCGATCCAAGTGAGCAACAAACTTTAATGAAACGCATTTTAAAAGAGCGAAATATTGACCCTAAAAAATATGACCCAAGATCAATATTAAGTCAAATAAGTAATGCTAAAAATGAATTGCAAACGGCGGAAGAGTACCGCGAATATGCATCAAGTATTTTTGAAAAAATTGTGGCTGATTGTTACGATGACTATCAAAAAGAATTGCGTCGTAATCAAGCAGTAGATTTTGATGATTTGATTATGTTGACAGCACGTTTATTTAAAGATAGTCCTGAGACACTAGATTTTTATCAAAATAAATTTCATTATATTCATGTTGATGAGTATCAAGATACGAACCATGCGCAGTACACATTAGTAAACACTTTGGCTAAACGATTTAAAAATCTATGTGTCGTTGGGGATGCGGACCAAAGTATCTATGGTTGGCGTGGTGCGAACATGGAAAATATTTTAAACTTTGAAAAAGATTATCCAGATACAAAAGTTGTTTTGTTAGAGCAGAACTACCGCTCGACTAAAATGATTTTAAAAGCAGCCAATGATGTTATTGGGAACAATTCAAATCGTCGCGATAAGAATTTATGGACAGACAATGCAGACGGTGAAAAAATCACTTATTATCGTGGCCAATCTGAGCATGATGAAGCTCGCTACATTGTTTCTAAAATGCAAGAAGAAATGCGAACACGTAAATTAAATTATGGCGATTTTGCCGTTCTATACCGAACAAATGCTCAATCACGGGTAATGGAAGAAAATCTGTTGAAATCAAATATTCCATATAAAATGGTTGGTGGTCATAAGTTCTATGATCGTAAAGAAATACGCGATATTTTGGCTTATTTACGCTTAATTGCCAACCCAGAAGATAATATGAGTTTTGAACGAATTGTTAATGTTCCAAAACGTGGGATTGGTCCTGGTACAGTTGATAAGTTAAGAACAGCAGCTAACCAGTATGGTTGGTCGTTATTGGAAACAGCTCTTAATGTAACCATTACGCCAATTACGGGTAAGGCAGCTGGAGAATTAGAAGGATTTGCCTTTATGTTAAAAGATTTTCATAAAATGCAAGAGTACTTGCCTGTAACAGAACTCGTTCAAGAAGTTTTAAAACGTAGTGGATATTTAAAAGCGTTAGAAATAGAGAAAACATTAGAATCTGAATCGCGAATTGAAAATATTCAAGAATTCCTTTCTGTAACGCAACAATTTGAAAAAGACAGTAGCGAAGATAAGAGTTTACTAACATTCTTGACGGATTTAGCTTTAGTTTCTGATTTGGATAATTTAGAGGAAGAACAAACGAGTGAAGTTACTTTAATGACACTTCATGCAGCCAAAGGATTAGAGTTTCCAATCGTTTTCCTAATTGGTGTGGAAGAGGGCGTATTCCCACTTTCCAGAGCGCTAATGGAGGAGAATGAACTAGAAGAGGAACGCCGATTAGCTTATGTTGGAATTACTCGAGCTGAGCAAAAACTTTATATTACGAATGCTTATTCACGGATGTTGTATGGTCGAACGCAAGCAAATGCTGCATCGCGCTTTATTGCAGAAATTAGCGAAGAAGCATTAGAATCTGGCAATCAAATGTCAGGGAATTTGCCATTTGGACGTAGTGGCAGTTCGATGGGAGGCAGCAGTTTACTAAATCGCAATCAAACGCAACGTGCGACAGCTTCTACCTATAAGTCACCTGTTTCTCAAAATAAAGTAGAAAGTGGTGCAGAAAAACTACCATGGACAGTTGGCGATAAAGCGATGCACAAAAAATGGGGTGTCGGAACGGTCGTGAAAGTTTCTGGAGATGCAGATAATTTAGAATTAGATGTGGCCTTTAAAGAGCAAGGCATTAAAAGGTTGTTAGCAGCCTTTGCACCAATAGAAAAAGCTTGA
- the ligA gene encoding NAD-dependent DNA ligase LigA: protein MSEPISFEEAKKRAVELRGELDQYSYQYYVKDNPSISDHDYDVLYHELVQLETEYPDLITSDSPTQRVGGQVLPGFTKVVHEIPMLSLGNAFDREDLISFDERIKRLLPDEDIQYICELKIDGLAISLKYENGQLVQAATRGDGTIGEDITQNIRTVKSVPLRLQKPYSIEVRGECYMPKSSFIALNKEREENGEDVFANPRNAAAGGLRQLDPKLAAKRNLNTFLYTIADFGEITATGQDEALNELDQLGIRTNHERHLCNSIDEVWEYVENYHEKRVDLPYEIDGIVIKVNNFATQAALGFTVKAPRWAIAYKFPAEEAITVVREIEWTVGRTGVVTPTAIMDPVHLAGTTVQRASLHNVDLIKERDIRLLDTVVIHKAGDIIPEVTRVITDKREPNSQPYLMPTHCPACQSELVHLEEEVALRCINPKCPAQITEGLSHFVSRNAMNIDGLGNRVIVQMYEKELVHDVADLYQLTFEQLLTLEKIKEKSANNILTAIDNSRQNSMERLLFGLGIRHVGAKAAKLLSERFESMAELSQATKEDIIEVDGIGEIIADSVVTYFELPEVAELLAELEQCQVNLTYLGKKRAELAESDSYFNGKTIVLTGKLTHFTREEAKERIENLGGKVTGSVSKKTDLVVAGAEAGSKLTKAEKLEVAVWNEDQLLEQLEGEEEST from the coding sequence ATGAGTGAACCGATATCCTTTGAGGAAGCCAAAAAAAGAGCTGTAGAATTACGTGGGGAATTAGATCAATATAGCTATCAGTACTACGTTAAAGACAATCCATCAATATCTGATCATGACTACGATGTGCTTTACCATGAATTGGTTCAATTAGAAACAGAGTATCCTGATTTAATTACAAGTGATTCTCCGACTCAAAGAGTTGGGGGTCAGGTATTACCAGGTTTTACAAAGGTTGTTCATGAAATTCCGATGCTAAGTTTAGGAAATGCGTTTGATCGCGAAGATTTAATTAGTTTTGATGAACGTATTAAGCGACTTTTACCAGATGAAGACATTCAATATATTTGTGAGTTAAAGATTGATGGTTTAGCAATATCCTTAAAATATGAAAATGGACAGCTTGTCCAGGCAGCAACAAGAGGAGACGGGACGATTGGTGAGGATATTACTCAAAATATTCGCACCGTAAAATCAGTGCCATTGCGTTTACAAAAACCTTACTCAATTGAAGTTCGTGGTGAATGTTATATGCCTAAGTCTTCATTTATAGCTTTAAATAAAGAGCGTGAAGAAAATGGTGAAGATGTTTTTGCGAATCCGCGGAATGCTGCTGCTGGTGGCTTGCGTCAATTAGATCCTAAATTAGCGGCTAAGCGTAATTTAAATACCTTTTTGTATACTATTGCAGACTTTGGTGAAATTACAGCTACAGGTCAAGATGAAGCCTTAAATGAATTAGATCAATTGGGGATACGAACCAATCATGAGCGTCATTTATGTAATTCAATTGACGAGGTATGGGAGTATGTTGAAAACTATCATGAGAAGCGTGTTGATTTGCCTTATGAGATTGATGGAATTGTAATTAAAGTCAATAACTTTGCTACACAAGCAGCCTTAGGTTTTACAGTTAAAGCCCCACGTTGGGCAATTGCCTATAAATTTCCAGCAGAAGAAGCCATTACAGTGGTTCGTGAAATTGAATGGACAGTCGGGCGGACTGGGGTGGTGACACCAACAGCGATTATGGACCCGGTTCATTTAGCTGGAACGACAGTGCAACGAGCAAGTTTGCACAATGTTGATTTAATTAAAGAACGTGATATACGTTTGTTAGATACCGTTGTGATTCATAAGGCTGGGGATATAATCCCTGAGGTGACACGAGTTATAACGGATAAACGCGAACCCAATAGTCAGCCTTATTTAATGCCCACCCATTGTCCGGCTTGTCAAAGTGAACTGGTTCATTTAGAAGAAGAAGTCGCATTGCGTTGTATAAATCCGAAATGTCCAGCTCAAATTACAGAAGGGTTATCCCATTTTGTTTCACGAAATGCAATGAATATTGATGGTTTAGGTAATCGAGTTATTGTACAAATGTATGAAAAAGAGCTTGTTCATGATGTCGCTGATTTGTATCAATTAACCTTTGAGCAATTGTTGACATTAGAAAAAATTAAAGAGAAGTCTGCTAATAATATTTTAACAGCGATTGATAATAGTAGGCAGAATTCAATGGAACGTTTGCTATTTGGTTTAGGAATTCGTCATGTTGGTGCTAAAGCTGCCAAGCTTTTATCTGAACGGTTTGAATCGATGGCGGAGCTGAGTCAAGCGACTAAAGAAGATATTATTGAAGTAGATGGTATTGGCGAGATTATTGCTGATAGTGTCGTGACCTACTTCGAATTGCCAGAAGTGGCAGAGTTATTAGCCGAACTAGAGCAATGCCAAGTTAATTTAACGTACTTGGGTAAGAAAAGAGCTGAATTAGCTGAAAGTGATTCCTATTTTAATGGAAAAACAATTGTTTTGACAGGGAAACTAACCCACTTTACTCGTGAAGAAGCTAAGGAACGAATCGAAAACTTAGGTGGAAAAGTAACAGGGAGTGTTTCGAAGAAGACTGATTTAGTTGTTGCAGGTGCTGAAGCAGGAAGTAAATTAACTAAAGCGGAAAAATTAGAAGTAGCTGTTTGGAATGAAGATCAGCTATTAGAACAGTTGGAAGGAGAGGAAGAATCTACATGA
- a CDS encoding CamS family sex pheromone protein, whose amino-acid sequence MNKKLMVLLAMCVVALAACGNGATPNEASKSESSKGTEKTTKTQLSTDYYRTVMKNDKEYQTSKSRGISLSLNSGYNMKAFETGLISLSQEPFPTDSYYFREGQMLDSGTIKSWIARQAAEEDPNSNNGPNGLNPADNGQVEPDTRAPRYLAQILEQNYMVKEGDDFKLAGVSIGLAMNSVDYYQKVLYGAEFQTEISRADLEAQGKAMANEIIARMRKMEGMGNVPIMISLFEQSPRDTLAGGVYFASAVSKDGSTTVGDWTAINEKKVIFPNNEDDSNEEKSKFADFKSSVQEFFPNLSGVTAEAYYKDDVLTKMTVNITTQFYGASEIIAFTQFVADKTNLLPSGIPIEISINSMQGMEAFLSREPNSNEFKYHVFD is encoded by the coding sequence ATGAATAAAAAATTAATGGTCTTGTTAGCAATGTGTGTGGTAGCATTAGCTGCTTGTGGCAATGGTGCAACTCCAAATGAAGCTAGTAAATCAGAAAGTTCAAAAGGTACTGAGAAGACTACAAAAACACAATTATCGACTGATTATTATCGCACAGTCATGAAAAATGATAAAGAGTATCAAACAAGTAAGTCACGAGGTATCAGTCTAAGTTTGAATTCTGGGTACAATATGAAAGCTTTTGAAACAGGATTGATTAGTCTATCTCAAGAACCATTTCCAACGGATAGTTATTATTTTAGAGAAGGTCAAATGCTTGATAGCGGAACGATTAAAAGTTGGATTGCTAGACAGGCAGCTGAAGAAGATCCAAATTCAAATAACGGACCGAATGGATTAAATCCAGCTGACAATGGTCAAGTTGAACCAGATACAAGAGCACCACGTTATTTAGCTCAAATTTTAGAGCAAAATTACATGGTGAAAGAGGGCGACGATTTTAAACTAGCTGGTGTGAGTATTGGACTAGCTATGAATAGTGTGGATTATTACCAAAAAGTATTATATGGTGCAGAGTTTCAAACTGAAATTTCACGTGCTGACTTAGAAGCTCAAGGTAAGGCGATGGCAAATGAAATTATTGCTCGAATGAGAAAAATGGAAGGTATGGGAAATGTTCCTATTATGATTTCTTTATTTGAACAATCACCAAGAGATACACTAGCTGGTGGTGTTTATTTTGCTTCGGCAGTTAGTAAAGATGGATCAACTACTGTTGGGGATTGGACGGCAATCAATGAAAAGAAAGTCATTTTTCCAAATAATGAGGACGATTCAAATGAAGAAAAATCAAAATTTGCTGATTTTAAATCTTCCGTTCAAGAATTTTTCCCAAATTTAAGTGGAGTAACGGCAGAAGCATACTATAAAGATGATGTGCTTACAAAGATGACGGTCAATATTACGACTCAATTTTATGGAGCCTCTGAAATCATTGCATTCACACAATTTGTAGCGGATAAAACCAATTTACTTCCATCAGGAATCCCAATTGAAATTTCCATTAACTCAATGCAAGGAATGGAAGCTTTCCTAAGCAGAGAACCTAATAGTAATGAATTTAAGTATCATGTTTTTGATTAA
- the gatC gene encoding Asp-tRNA(Asn)/Glu-tRNA(Gln) amidotransferase subunit GatC, producing MAINENEVKHVAKLSKLAFKDSEIAHFTEQMDEIIGMVEQLEQVDTTGVPVTTHGLEIVNAMRKDVAVPGTERSELFKNVKAEKDGLIEVPAIMDNGEAGA from the coding sequence GTGGCAATTAATGAAAATGAAGTGAAGCACGTTGCAAAGCTATCTAAACTAGCTTTTAAAGATAGTGAGATTGCACATTTTACAGAACAAATGGATGAAATTATTGGAATGGTTGAACAATTAGAACAAGTTGATACAACAGGAGTTCCTGTAACTACTCATGGTTTAGAAATCGTAAATGCAATGCGCAAAGATGTTGCTGTACCTGGAACAGAGCGCTCAGAATTATTTAAAAACGTTAAAGCTGAAAAAGACGGCCTAATTGAAGTGCCTGCAATCATGGATAATGGGGAGGCTGGAGCATGA
- the gatA gene encoding Asp-tRNA(Asn)/Glu-tRNA(Gln) amidotransferase subunit GatA — protein MSLLDKELIELHNLLVSKEITAEDIMRETFSRIHETEDKVGSFITLNEEVALQLAKNMDAKGITESNVLAGLPIGIKDNIVTKDLRTTAASKMLEDFMPIYDATVMNKVYEADLIPVGKLNMDEFAMGGSTETSYFKQTKNPWDLTKVPGGSSGGSAAAVAAGQLLISLGSDTGGSIRQPAAFTGVVGMKPTYGRVSRFGLIAFASSLDQIGPFTRTVKDNAYVLNAISGYDANDSMSSGTSVSDFTANLTGDIKGMKIGVPKEYLQEGIDEEIKKSVLAAIDTYKELGATVEEVSLPHSKYGIAVYYIIASSEASSNLQRFDGVRYGYRSPEAESLEELYVMSRSEGFGMEVKRRIMLGTFSLSSGYYDAYFKKAGQVRTLIKQDFANVFADYDLILGPTTPTTAFNLGENMDDPLTMYMNDILTVPVNLAGVPAISIPCGFAENGMPIGLQLIGKHFDEETIYKAAYAFEQATDFHQKKPNL, from the coding sequence ATGAGTTTATTAGATAAAGAACTAATTGAGTTACACAATTTACTTGTATCAAAAGAAATTACTGCAGAAGATATCATGAGAGAAACTTTTTCACGTATTCATGAAACAGAAGATAAAGTCGGATCATTTATTACATTAAATGAAGAGGTAGCCTTACAGTTAGCTAAAAATATGGATGCTAAAGGCATTACTGAATCAAATGTTCTAGCTGGTTTACCAATTGGTATTAAAGATAATATTGTGACGAAAGATTTACGCACAACAGCAGCCAGCAAAATGCTAGAAGATTTTATGCCAATTTATGATGCAACAGTCATGAATAAAGTTTACGAAGCGGACTTAATTCCTGTTGGTAAATTAAACATGGATGAATTTGCTATGGGCGGAAGCACAGAAACCTCGTACTTTAAACAAACAAAAAACCCGTGGGATTTAACTAAAGTTCCAGGAGGTTCATCAGGTGGATCTGCAGCTGCAGTAGCAGCTGGACAACTTTTAATTAGCTTAGGTAGTGATACTGGTGGAAGTATTCGTCAACCAGCGGCTTTTACAGGTGTTGTTGGGATGAAGCCAACTTATGGCCGCGTGTCACGCTTTGGTTTAATTGCTTTTGCTTCAAGTTTAGATCAAATCGGACCATTTACACGTACAGTTAAAGATAATGCCTATGTTTTAAACGCAATTAGTGGCTATGATGCAAATGATTCAATGAGTTCTGGTACAAGCGTTTCAGATTTTACAGCTAATCTAACTGGAGATATTAAAGGTATGAAGATTGGTGTACCAAAAGAATACTTACAAGAGGGTATTGATGAAGAGATTAAAAAATCTGTTTTAGCTGCGATTGACACTTATAAAGAATTAGGTGCAACAGTTGAAGAAGTTAGTTTACCTCATTCAAAATATGGGATTGCCGTTTACTATATTATCGCCTCAAGTGAAGCGTCATCTAATTTGCAACGCTTTGACGGTGTTCGTTATGGTTATCGTTCTCCAGAAGCTGAATCGTTAGAAGAGCTATATGTTATGAGTCGTTCAGAAGGTTTTGGTATGGAAGTAAAACGTCGTATCATGTTAGGAACATTCTCATTAAGCTCAGGTTATTATGATGCCTATTTCAAAAAAGCGGGTCAAGTTCGTACATTAATTAAGCAAGATTTTGCAAATGTTTTTGCGGACTATGATTTAATTTTAGGACCAACTACTCCAACAACGGCCTTTAATCTAGGTGAAAATATGGATGATCCATTGACTATGTACATGAACGATATTTTAACGGTTCCTGTTAACTTAGCGGGGGTTCCTGCGATTTCAATTCCATGTGGTTTTGCAGAAAATGGCATGCCAATCGGGTTACAATTAATTGGAAAACATTTCGACGAGGAAACTATCTATAAAGCGGCTTATGCTTTCGAGCAAGCAACTGATTTTCATCAAAAAAAACCAAACTTGTAG
- the gatB gene encoding Asp-tRNA(Asn)/Glu-tRNA(Gln) amidotransferase subunit GatB gives MNFETVIGLEVHVELKTDSKMFSSAPAHFGAEPNTNTNVVDWGYPGVLPVVNQRAIDFGMRAALALNCTISQHTKFDRKNYFYPDNPKAYQISQFDQPIGHDGWIEIEVEGVTKKIRIERVHLEEDAGKNNHGSDGYSYVDLNRQGTPLIEIVSEADMRSPEEAYAYLEAVKQIIQFTGVSDVKMEEGSMRCDANISLRPIGQEEFGTKAELKNLNSFNFVRRGLAHEEIRQAKVLLSGGVIQQETRRYDEVTGETILMRVKEGSSDYRYFPEPDIPNLEIDDAWVERVRQSIPEMPKARRLRYVNELGLPEYDAMVLTQTKEMSDFFEEMLNKKADAKQASNWLMGEVSAYLNSEKLELAETKLTPENLAGMITLIEDGTISSKIAKKVFRELILNGGDAKKVVEAKGLVQLSDPAQLLPMINEVLDNNAQSIEDFKNGKDRAVGFLVGQIMKATKGQANPGVVNQLLNQELAKR, from the coding sequence ATGAATTTTGAAACAGTAATCGGACTTGAAGTCCATGTAGAATTAAAAACCGACTCTAAAATGTTCTCGTCTGCTCCAGCTCATTTTGGTGCAGAACCGAATACAAATACGAACGTTGTTGACTGGGGTTACCCTGGTGTATTACCAGTTGTTAACCAAAGAGCAATTGATTTTGGAATGCGTGCAGCCTTAGCTTTGAATTGTACAATTTCACAACATACTAAATTTGACCGTAAAAATTACTTTTATCCAGATAATCCCAAAGCATACCAAATCTCACAATTTGATCAACCAATTGGACATGATGGTTGGATTGAAATTGAAGTTGAGGGTGTAACGAAGAAAATCAGAATTGAACGTGTACACTTGGAAGAGGATGCTGGTAAAAATAACCATGGTTCAGATGGGTATTCTTATGTTGATTTAAATCGTCAAGGTACGCCATTAATTGAAATTGTTTCAGAAGCAGATATGCGTTCACCAGAAGAGGCTTATGCTTATTTAGAAGCAGTTAAACAAATTATTCAATTTACAGGTGTTAGTGATGTGAAAATGGAAGAAGGCTCAATGCGTTGTGATGCCAATATTTCTTTACGTCCAATTGGTCAAGAAGAATTTGGGACAAAAGCGGAGCTTAAAAACTTAAACTCATTTAACTTTGTTCGTCGTGGGTTAGCTCATGAAGAAATTCGTCAAGCAAAAGTATTATTATCCGGTGGTGTAATTCAACAAGAAACACGTCGTTATGATGAAGTAACCGGCGAAACTATTTTAATGCGTGTTAAAGAAGGTTCAAGTGATTATCGTTATTTCCCAGAACCTGACATTCCCAATTTAGAAATTGATGATGCGTGGGTGGAACGGGTTCGTCAAAGCATTCCAGAGATGCCTAAAGCTCGTCGTTTACGTTATGTAAATGAGCTAGGTTTACCAGAGTATGATGCGATGGTTCTGACGCAAACAAAAGAAATGTCTGATTTCTTTGAAGAAATGCTAAACAAAAAAGCTGATGCAAAACAAGCATCAAACTGGTTAATGGGTGAAGTATCTGCTTATTTAAACAGTGAAAAACTTGAATTAGCTGAAACAAAATTAACTCCTGAAAACTTAGCTGGTATGATTACCTTAATTGAAGATGGGACGATTAGTTCTAAAATTGCGAAAAAAGTTTTCCGTGAATTAATTTTAAACGGTGGAGATGCGAAGAAAGTGGTTGAAGCTAAAGGTTTAGTTCAATTATCTGACCCAGCGCAACTATTACCAATGATTAATGAGGTTTTAGATAATAATGCACAATCGATTGAAGATTTCAAAAACGGAAAAGATCGCGCAGTCGGTTTCTTAGTTGGTCAAATTATGAAAGCTACTAAAGGACAAGCAAATCCTGGTGTAGTAAATCAATTATTGAACCAAGAATTGGCAAAACGGTAA